Proteins from one Fibrobacter sp. genomic window:
- the nirJ2 gene encoding putative heme d1 biosynthesis radical SAM protein NirJ2, whose translation MIVSWMTTNKCNLTCKHCYQDAGENKAAELTTAEALKLIDEIAKAGFKIMIFSGGEPMTRPDIVELVAHASSKGLRPVFGTNGTLITHDLAFELKKAGAMAMGISIDSIDHDRHNDFRGLPNAFELTMMGIENCKAAGLPFQIHTTIMDWNQNEIFDIMDWVKEIGAVNHQIFFLIPVGRGKEIEGHALRVAEYEGLLRKIMEKSRTLGIPVKPTCAPQFLRIADQLDIKTRYSRGCLAGLDYCIVSPIGKVRPCAYMMEEAGDVHDTPFDEIWANAEVFKKLRTKAYAGACGKCKFNDRCGGCRARAAYYHDGDFMQEDSYCAYGRGLK comes from the coding sequence ATGATTGTCTCTTGGATGACGACGAATAAGTGTAACTTGACGTGCAAGCACTGCTACCAGGATGCGGGTGAGAACAAGGCGGCTGAACTCACGACCGCCGAGGCGCTCAAGCTCATTGACGAGATTGCCAAGGCCGGATTCAAGATCATGATTTTCAGCGGCGGCGAGCCCATGACCCGCCCCGATATCGTGGAACTGGTGGCGCATGCCTCTAGCAAGGGGCTCCGTCCGGTGTTCGGCACCAACGGCACGCTCATCACGCACGATTTGGCCTTTGAACTCAAGAAGGCGGGCGCCATGGCGATGGGCATCAGCATCGACAGTATCGATCACGACCGCCACAACGATTTCCGCGGTCTCCCGAACGCTTTCGAACTCACGATGATGGGCATCGAGAACTGCAAGGCGGCGGGCCTCCCGTTCCAGATTCATACGACCATCATGGATTGGAACCAGAACGAAATTTTCGACATCATGGACTGGGTCAAGGAAATCGGCGCGGTGAACCACCAGATTTTCTTCCTGATTCCCGTGGGCCGCGGCAAGGAAATTGAAGGTCACGCATTGCGCGTCGCCGAATACGAGGGCCTGCTCCGCAAGATCATGGAAAAGAGCCGCACGCTCGGCATCCCCGTGAAGCCCACCTGCGCCCCGCAGTTCCTCCGCATCGCGGACCAGCTGGATATCAAGACGCGTTACAGCCGCGGTTGCCTCGCCGGTCTCGACTACTGCATCGTGAGCCCCATCGGGAAGGTGCGCCCCTGCGCCTACATGATGGAAGAGGCGGGCGACGTGCACGACACTCCGTTCGACGAAATCTGGGCGAACGCCGAAGTGTTCAAGAAGCTCCGCACCAAGGCCTACGCCGGTGCCTGCGGCAAGTGCAAGTTCAACGACCGCTGCGGCGGTTGCCGCGCCCGTGCCGCCTACTACCACGACGGCGACTTTATGCAAGAAGACTCCTACTGCGCTTACGGACGCGGGCTTAAGTAA
- the tadA gene encoding tRNA adenosine(34) deaminase TadA codes for MDNTNEDEKFMRMALREAEKAFDEKEIPIGCVIVKDGVVLGKGHNQIEMLKDATAHAEILAIGTAAGKLENWRLDGCTLYVTLEPCPMCAGAILNSRVSRVVYGSPDTRFGGCGTTIDVITNNALKRDVEVVGGLLADECLGILKAFFQRMRLEKGDSGAKA; via the coding sequence ATGGATAACACGAACGAAGACGAAAAATTCATGCGCATGGCGCTCCGCGAGGCGGAAAAGGCCTTCGATGAGAAGGAAATCCCCATTGGCTGCGTCATCGTGAAGGATGGCGTGGTGCTCGGGAAGGGCCACAATCAAATCGAGATGCTCAAGGACGCCACCGCCCATGCCGAGATTCTGGCTATCGGGACGGCTGCCGGCAAACTTGAAAACTGGCGCCTGGACGGTTGTACTTTGTATGTAACGCTCGAACCATGCCCCATGTGCGCAGGAGCCATCCTCAACAGCCGTGTCTCCCGTGTTGTCTACGGTTCGCCGGATACCCGCTTCGGTGGCTGCGGCACGACTATCGACGTGATTACGAATAACGCCCTCAAGCGCGATGTCGAGGTAGTGGGTGGATTGCTCGCCGACGAGTGCCTGGGCATCTTGAAGGCGTTCTTCCAGCGTATGCGTCTCGAAAAAGGTGACTCGGGTGCAAAAGCCTAG
- a CDS encoding FlgD immunoglobulin-like domain containing protein — MKKTYLLIALAASMSFAAKIGVLLDDIEACPNQHPLARFTLDAEDHNNATKYSGDDKKPIGIKGEKEVDFFYCVFDYDELVKVPYDYVVLRLDDKCPNGAMAFARYHDTEDKNNINRPKNSFDVWPSVINKDAKLEYCFVPADKNAKYQYPFKKQFGVFANPSSSSSIVRNQVKIDDEDSNNENGWDWHDIKDQSIKNRIMKIVEDGKDVVYHTIKWKGAENGLPPMSSLWRTTVGVIKVDNKASCQKEFTITLDVEDHNNNSGVTRGEDNHPGIDFRSNNFVDFKYCVIETPSNGRLPRARYDYVVLRTSRYCPLGSKPFTRYHDTENKNNKNAPKGSSAVWPSVIDDDAKLEYCLVQGGAGGVAYPFSASYGIFADNPKINNIVYTEFRVDDEDDKKCYKEEWVVEFQIESNPKYDDNGTPVTDNDGFLVFEDKTVNMSHYDCIEEHNKNAWKVPALGRSRYFNIMYEKKEDTYFSYIHWNGKALSKSAEAIVAAPAVGEIAPVAAGSILTPEIKGFDHSAVTVELKSAGKVVISIMNIRGDVVATVSQDNMQPGIHMVNWNSGAVPNGRYVVAVKQNGKFSAKNVILK; from the coding sequence ATGAAAAAAACATATCTACTAATCGCTTTGGCGGCATCAATGAGTTTTGCTGCAAAAATTGGTGTTCTGCTCGATGATATTGAAGCATGTCCTAATCAGCATCCGCTAGCAAGATTCACTCTTGATGCGGAAGACCACAACAACGCTACGAAATATTCCGGAGACGACAAGAAACCCATAGGGATAAAAGGTGAAAAAGAGGTAGATTTCTTCTATTGCGTCTTTGATTACGATGAACTCGTCAAGGTGCCCTATGATTACGTGGTGCTGAGATTGGACGACAAATGCCCAAATGGAGCTATGGCTTTTGCCCGTTATCACGATACGGAGGATAAGAATAACATAAATAGGCCAAAGAATTCTTTCGATGTTTGGCCAAGTGTTATTAATAAGGACGCCAAGTTAGAATACTGTTTTGTGCCTGCGGATAAAAATGCGAAATACCAGTATCCGTTCAAGAAACAATTCGGTGTTTTCGCCAATCCCTCGTCCTCTAGCTCTATTGTGCGAAACCAGGTCAAAATAGACGATGAAGACAGCAATAATGAAAATGGTTGGGACTGGCATGATATCAAGGATCAATCAATCAAGAACCGAATTATGAAAATCGTCGAAGATGGAAAAGACGTGGTTTACCATACGATTAAATGGAAGGGAGCTGAAAATGGATTGCCGCCAATGAGTTCGTTATGGAGGACTACTGTCGGCGTTATAAAGGTGGATAACAAGGCTAGCTGTCAAAAAGAGTTTACCATAACCCTCGATGTGGAGGACCATAACAATAATTCAGGAGTCACACGCGGCGAGGATAATCATCCGGGAATAGACTTTCGCTCTAACAATTTTGTCGATTTTAAATACTGCGTTATTGAGACTCCTAGCAATGGACGACTACCGAGGGCCCGCTACGATTACGTTGTGTTGAGGACAAGCCGATATTGTCCGTTGGGATCAAAGCCGTTTACCCGTTATCATGATACGGAAAATAAGAATAATAAAAATGCTCCTAAAGGATCGTCAGCGGTATGGCCGAGTGTCATAGATGATGACGCAAAATTGGAATATTGCTTGGTGCAGGGGGGAGCTGGTGGCGTGGCGTATCCGTTCTCGGCAAGCTATGGAATCTTTGCCGACAATCCGAAAATAAACAATATTGTTTATACCGAATTCCGTGTAGATGATGAGGATGACAAAAAGTGTTATAAAGAAGAATGGGTTGTCGAATTTCAGATAGAGTCCAACCCGAAATATGATGATAATGGAACTCCTGTTACAGATAATGATGGATTTCTAGTATTTGAAGACAAAACAGTAAATATGAGTCATTACGATTGTATAGAAGAGCATAATAAAAATGCTTGGAAAGTTCCCGCTTTAGGTCGCTCTCGTTATTTTAACATCATGTATGAAAAGAAGGAAGATACCTACTTCAGCTATATCCACTGGAATGGCAAGGCCCTCTCCAAGAGTGCTGAAGCCATTGTTGCCGCTCCGGCAGTTGGCGAAATCGCTCCTGTTGCAGCCGGATCGATCCTTACTCCGGAAATCAAGGGATTTGATCACTCCGCTGTTACCGTTGAACTCAAGTCTGCCGGGAAGGTTGTCATTTCTATCATGAACATCCGCGGTGATGTGGTCGCGACCGTTTCCCAGGACAACATGCAGCCGGGAATCCATATGGTGAATTGGAATTCTGGCGCTGTGCCCAACGGCCGGTATGTCGTGGCCGTAAAGCAAAACGGCAAATTCAGTGCAAAGAACGTGATTTTGAAGTAA
- a CDS encoding fimbrial protein, whose translation MKNAFNSILVLSVVGLLVLIAGAIYFGAPLFGWIIMAAIFAVFIVEQFKLLASLKRIAEEDSVIESCESSRKFSVSGDGIVAKRLKQAHEMLSKGVRLDSPIAFEVLSNSSTVAVPRSSGGTVILLGLMGTFFGLMYSVATAGVAIDNSTTQGTLDTIQVLFGNMKGIFGTSLCGLFAALVLNASRGMFLSRRDAFVVRLDALTLSMQGESAGENEKSRDELGRLFDSVEENLRKVAESVQASLNGIVSEVGEKLSGTLDNMNGSVDKLGDSIGGSISDAFNPMKKEIASLAGSVESIPGKLDERLNAISAGLNSGLEGISSGVKEGLSGVASATEKAMESATKNVAAAVSDQVRQSDEQWKNFMDKLAAETSSNVDAQREGLETLKNVALQVAEKAQAGSAELSQSVAEKLNTLSSDILAAFQKLSDTSAVLLEAQKALTESIDNRVVKEKEATDALGGNIVQTAELMRVNQSELSANLEMLRSALETILEKLSGDTSEHDDEENFVERLNQSLEAFHERASEVLLENAVKTQEILLEVLEQTQRAAQLSNPKAEG comes from the coding sequence ATGAAGAACGCATTTAACTCGATTCTGGTTCTCTCCGTTGTCGGATTGCTCGTATTGATTGCGGGCGCCATCTACTTCGGGGCTCCGCTCTTCGGCTGGATCATCATGGCGGCGATTTTCGCCGTGTTCATCGTTGAACAGTTCAAGCTCCTCGCGAGCCTCAAGCGCATCGCCGAAGAGGACAGCGTTATCGAATCGTGCGAAAGCAGCCGTAAGTTCTCGGTCTCCGGTGACGGCATTGTGGCAAAGCGCCTGAAGCAGGCGCACGAGATGCTCTCGAAGGGAGTGAGGCTCGATTCCCCGATTGCGTTCGAGGTCCTTTCCAACAGTTCCACGGTGGCGGTTCCCCGCAGCTCGGGCGGAACGGTGATTCTGCTCGGCCTTATGGGTACGTTCTTCGGCCTCATGTATTCTGTCGCGACGGCCGGTGTCGCTATCGACAATTCTACGACGCAGGGTACGCTCGATACCATCCAGGTGCTTTTTGGCAACATGAAGGGTATCTTCGGTACTAGCCTCTGTGGCCTTTTCGCGGCTCTCGTGCTCAATGCTTCCCGCGGCATGTTCCTTTCTCGCCGTGACGCCTTTGTCGTCCGTCTCGACGCCCTCACTCTGAGCATGCAGGGTGAATCTGCCGGCGAAAACGAGAAGAGCAGGGATGAACTCGGACGCCTCTTCGATTCCGTCGAAGAAAATCTTCGCAAGGTCGCTGAATCTGTGCAGGCCTCCCTCAACGGTATTGTATCCGAGGTGGGTGAAAAGCTTTCCGGCACTCTTGACAATATGAACGGCTCTGTCGACAAGCTGGGTGATTCCATCGGCGGCAGCATCTCGGATGCATTCAATCCGATGAAGAAGGAAATTGCGTCGCTCGCCGGTTCCGTGGAATCTATTCCGGGCAAGCTCGACGAACGCCTGAATGCTATTTCTGCGGGCTTGAATTCCGGCCTGGAGGGAATCTCTTCCGGCGTGAAGGAAGGCCTTTCGGGTGTTGCCTCGGCTACCGAGAAGGCGATGGAAAGCGCTACGAAAAATGTCGCCGCCGCGGTTTCCGATCAGGTCAGGCAGTCCGACGAACAGTGGAAAAACTTTATGGACAAGCTTGCCGCCGAGACGAGCTCGAACGTGGATGCCCAGAGGGAAGGTCTCGAGACCCTCAAGAATGTGGCGCTCCAGGTGGCGGAGAAGGCGCAGGCGGGTTCCGCGGAGCTTTCGCAGTCCGTTGCCGAAAAACTCAATACGCTTTCTTCCGATATCCTTGCCGCTTTCCAGAAGCTTTCCGATACCTCGGCGGTACTGCTCGAAGCGCAGAAGGCGCTTACCGAAAGCATCGACAACCGTGTGGTGAAGGAGAAGGAAGCGACCGACGCCCTGGGCGGAAACATCGTGCAGACGGCCGAACTCATGCGCGTGAACCAGAGCGAACTCAGTGCGAACCTCGAAATGCTTCGCAGTGCGCTCGAGACCATTCTCGAGAAACTCAGCGGCGATACTTCGGAACACGACGACGAAGAGAATTTTGTCGAGCGCCTCAACCAGTCGCTCGAAGCGTTCCACGAGCGTGCGAGCGAAGTGCTCCTCGAAAATGCGGTCAAGACCCAGGAAATCCTCCTCGAAGTGCTGGAGCAGACGCAGCGTGCCGCCCAGCTCTCCAATCCCAAGGCAGAGGGCTAG
- a CDS encoding OmpA family protein: MRLRREEGSNPWMAYTDLGIALVSLFILAFVAMATLKEQKAEDLTRTEEEVLNCQEEMRKIATERNALLAKSLQTSIEAGLIALEDGKIQIQASFLFPTNGANLTKEGVGVIKGISKGLLDALDTGDVVMVSGFTDDIPFSSSTNYTNWNLSTERAVNVVKTLINQGFPSDRIFAAGFGEFRPKYPNDTEEHRRLNRRVEIGVTPLRLGSTR, translated from the coding sequence ATGCGTTTGCGTCGCGAAGAAGGCAGCAATCCGTGGATGGCCTATACCGACCTCGGTATAGCCCTCGTATCGCTGTTCATATTGGCGTTCGTTGCAATGGCGACCTTGAAGGAGCAGAAGGCGGAAGACCTTACCCGAACCGAGGAAGAGGTGCTGAACTGCCAAGAAGAAATGCGCAAGATTGCTACGGAACGCAATGCCCTTTTGGCGAAGAGCCTGCAGACCTCCATCGAAGCGGGCCTTATCGCTCTTGAAGACGGCAAAATCCAGATCCAGGCTTCGTTCCTTTTCCCGACGAACGGCGCAAACCTCACTAAGGAAGGTGTCGGCGTTATCAAGGGAATCAGCAAGGGCTTGCTGGATGCGCTCGATACCGGTGACGTCGTCATGGTGAGCGGCTTTACCGACGATATTCCTTTCAGCTCTTCAACGAATTATACGAACTGGAATCTTTCTACCGAACGCGCCGTGAACGTGGTGAAGACCCTCATCAACCAGGGCTTCCCATCCGACCGCATCTTTGCGGCTGGTTTCGGTGAATTCAGGCCCAAGTATCCCAATGACACCGAGGAACACCGCCGTCTCAACCGCCGCGTGGAAATTGGTGTGACTCCGCTTCGCCTGGGGAGTACCCGCTGA
- a CDS encoding polysaccharide deacetylase family protein: MEHNKDIADIQAAEASFQKKKKFIICYHSFSVLNYKRASVQIRKIAEAAGSPISIAVIPSFGAAPESEAEQFREELEKFVQDGYEIMLHGARHRADLTIKRNIFGKIALWISNNEAEFAGLNERFTQALLKRSLALWKAHGTGEPSGFIPPIWFGNKHLKKQALEIFDYYEDYHGIYQKVNGKIKKTNSGTHSFSIIPAALLGIAQTYACLRMLLPGGVHRLVFHDKDFRTIGEKRILNMVRYTSTMREKIMYRDL, from the coding sequence ATGGAACACAACAAGGACATTGCAGACATCCAGGCAGCCGAGGCTTCTTTCCAGAAAAAGAAAAAATTCATCATCTGCTACCACAGCTTTAGCGTTCTGAACTACAAGCGCGCCAGCGTGCAAATCCGCAAGATTGCGGAAGCCGCCGGCTCCCCCATCAGTATCGCCGTGATCCCCTCGTTCGGTGCCGCACCGGAATCCGAGGCGGAACAGTTCCGCGAAGAACTCGAAAAGTTTGTGCAGGACGGCTACGAAATCATGCTCCACGGCGCACGCCACCGCGCGGACCTTACCATCAAGCGCAACATCTTCGGCAAAATCGCCCTGTGGATTTCTAACAACGAGGCTGAATTCGCCGGCCTCAACGAGCGCTTCACGCAGGCTCTCCTCAAGAGGAGCCTCGCCCTCTGGAAGGCGCACGGGACCGGAGAGCCCTCCGGATTCATCCCCCCGATTTGGTTCGGAAACAAGCACCTGAAAAAGCAGGCGCTCGAAATCTTCGATTACTACGAAGACTACCACGGCATTTATCAGAAGGTCAACGGGAAAATCAAGAAGACGAATTCCGGCACGCACAGTTTTTCCATCATCCCGGCAGCGTTGCTCGGAATCGCGCAGACCTACGCTTGCCTCAGGATGCTCCTCCCGGGCGGAGTCCATCGTCTGGTATTCCACGACAAGGACTTCAGGACCATCGGAGAAAAGCGCATTTTGAACATGGTACGCTACACATCTACCATGCGCGAAAAAATCATGTACCGGGATCTGTAA
- a CDS encoding AMP-binding protein translates to MLLNKFLARTDYESYEDLYQNFKISIPDNFNFAYDVVDEYAKNEPKREALVWCDDNDESHIFTFKDLSLASQRTANFLKDQGIKKGDRVMLILRRRYEFWFFLLALHRIGAIAIPATNMLAAEDLEYRFKAADVKMVVTYDEPALQKEVDKAKTKSPSVEKLVTVGLTARQNWISFYDDYEIYPAKFERPSGEDAISNDDIMVVYFTSGTSSNPKMVAHTFTYPLGHIVTAKYWQHVVDGGRHLTVAETGWAKALWGKIYGQWIAGSAVFTYDMKVFIPGKLLEKMAEYKVTTFCAPPTVYRYILQHGISKYDLSNLKHCTTAGEALNLDIYNRFYEQTGLRMQEGYGQTELTLTTGNFGYTEPRPGSMGKPSPGYSMEIVNADGEPCGVDEVGELIIKIDQGKPFGMFGGYYRDEERTEKVFEGGVYHTGDTATRDKDGYYWFVGRTDDLIKSSGYRISPFEVEEVLHKHPAVLEVAVTGVEDKDRGQAVKATIVLQKGYEASKELAKEIQLFTKKVAASYKSPRIIDFVSELPKTISGKIRRATIRDKDAEAQKAENAENAETSTAPAQSHPDESQDRHS, encoded by the coding sequence ATGCTGCTGAACAAGTTTCTAGCCCGCACCGATTACGAATCTTACGAAGATCTCTACCAGAACTTCAAGATTTCTATCCCGGACAACTTCAACTTCGCTTACGACGTCGTTGACGAATACGCCAAGAACGAACCCAAGCGCGAAGCTCTGGTCTGGTGCGACGACAACGACGAAAGCCATATCTTCACCTTTAAGGACCTCTCGCTCGCTTCCCAGCGCACGGCGAACTTCCTCAAGGACCAGGGAATCAAGAAGGGCGACCGCGTGATGCTCATTTTGCGCCGCCGCTACGAATTCTGGTTCTTCTTGCTGGCACTCCACCGCATAGGCGCTATCGCCATCCCGGCAACGAACATGCTCGCCGCCGAAGACCTGGAATACCGATTCAAGGCCGCCGACGTGAAAATGGTCGTGACCTACGACGAGCCCGCCCTCCAGAAGGAAGTGGACAAGGCCAAGACGAAGAGCCCCTCCGTCGAAAAGCTCGTGACCGTCGGCCTGACCGCACGCCAGAATTGGATTAGCTTCTACGACGACTACGAAATCTACCCCGCCAAGTTCGAACGCCCCTCCGGCGAAGACGCCATCTCGAACGACGACATCATGGTCGTCTACTTCACGAGCGGCACGAGTTCGAACCCGAAGATGGTGGCCCACACATTCACCTACCCGCTCGGTCACATCGTCACCGCCAAGTACTGGCAGCACGTGGTGGACGGCGGCAGGCACCTCACCGTCGCCGAGACCGGATGGGCCAAGGCCCTGTGGGGAAAGATTTACGGGCAGTGGATTGCCGGTTCTGCCGTGTTCACCTACGACATGAAGGTGTTCATCCCGGGCAAGCTCCTGGAGAAGATGGCCGAATACAAGGTGACCACATTCTGCGCCCCGCCCACCGTGTACCGCTACATTCTGCAGCACGGAATCAGCAAGTACGACCTTTCGAACCTCAAGCACTGCACCACGGCAGGCGAAGCCCTGAACCTGGACATCTACAATAGGTTCTACGAACAGACGGGCCTGCGCATGCAGGAAGGTTACGGCCAGACAGAACTTACGCTCACTACGGGCAACTTCGGGTACACCGAGCCGCGACCGGGTTCCATGGGAAAGCCCTCCCCGGGATACAGCATGGAAATCGTGAACGCCGACGGAGAACCGTGCGGAGTCGACGAGGTCGGTGAACTCATCATCAAGATTGACCAAGGCAAGCCCTTCGGAATGTTCGGCGGATACTACCGCGACGAAGAACGCACCGAGAAGGTTTTCGAGGGCGGAGTCTACCATACGGGCGATACGGCCACTCGCGACAAGGACGGTTACTACTGGTTCGTAGGCCGCACCGACGACCTCATCAAGAGTTCGGGTTACCGCATCAGCCCCTTCGAAGTGGAAGAAGTGCTCCACAAGCACCCCGCCGTCCTTGAAGTGGCGGTTACGGGCGTCGAGGACAAGGACCGCGGGCAGGCCGTGAAGGCGACCATCGTGTTGCAGAAGGGCTACGAAGCGTCCAAGGAATTGGCGAAGGAAATCCAGCTGTTCACGAAGAAGGTCGCGGCCTCTTACAAGAGCCCGCGCATCATCGACTTCGTTTCGGAACTGCCCAAGACCATCAGCGGAAAGATTCGCCGCGCCACCATCCGCGACAAGGATGCCGAAGCGCAGAAAGCGGAGAATGCCGAGAATGCAGAAACTTCGACTGCCCCTGCCCAGAGTCATCCTGACGAAAGTCAAGATCGGCATTCTTAG
- the hemL gene encoding glutamate-1-semialdehyde 2,1-aminomutase produces the protein MNHSVSEKLFAEAKNLMPGGVNSPVRAYGNVGATPPFIARAKGCHIYDVDGNDYIDYVGSWGPMLLGHAHDAVINAVAETAKNGLSFGAPCGLESELAKLVMSLVPSVEMIRMVNSGTEATMSAIRAARGFTGRDKIVKFEGCYHGHSDSLLIKAGSGMLTTGKPSSKGVPADLAKYTLTLQYNDVAGVKELFDKIGDEIAGVIVEPVAGNMGVVPAKPEFLQTLSAETKKHGALLIVDEVMTGFRVGIHCAQGLYGIKPDLTTFGKIIGGGMPVGAYGGRLDVMQQIAPLGGIYQAGTLSGNPVAMAAGLTTMRELGAHPEYYVHAEAMTTRLLDGLKDAAASAGIAISTNQVGSMGCIFFTEGPVECFADVQKSDLELFRRYLLGMLDEGIYLAPSQFEAIFVSAAHTESDIDRTVDAARKVFKTL, from the coding sequence ATGAATCATTCTGTTAGCGAAAAACTTTTTGCAGAAGCCAAGAACTTGATGCCGGGTGGCGTGAATAGCCCGGTGCGCGCCTACGGCAATGTCGGTGCGACTCCTCCGTTTATAGCCCGCGCGAAGGGCTGCCACATATATGATGTGGATGGCAACGATTATATCGATTACGTGGGCAGCTGGGGCCCGATGCTCCTGGGTCATGCCCACGATGCGGTTATCAACGCCGTTGCCGAAACGGCGAAGAACGGCCTTAGCTTTGGCGCTCCGTGCGGACTTGAATCGGAACTTGCAAAACTCGTGATGAGCCTTGTGCCGAGCGTGGAGATGATTCGCATGGTGAACAGCGGCACCGAGGCGACGATGAGCGCCATCCGTGCGGCCCGCGGGTTTACCGGTCGCGACAAGATTGTGAAATTCGAGGGTTGCTATCACGGCCATAGCGATAGCCTGCTCATCAAGGCGGGCTCGGGAATGCTCACTACGGGCAAGCCGAGCAGCAAGGGCGTTCCGGCGGACCTTGCGAAGTACACGCTCACGCTCCAGTACAACGACGTGGCGGGCGTGAAGGAGCTCTTCGACAAGATTGGCGACGAGATTGCCGGTGTCATCGTGGAACCGGTGGCGGGGAATATGGGCGTCGTGCCCGCGAAACCCGAATTCCTGCAAACGCTTTCTGCGGAAACCAAGAAGCACGGTGCGCTCCTGATCGTGGACGAGGTCATGACGGGCTTCCGCGTGGGTATCCACTGCGCGCAGGGCCTGTACGGCATCAAGCCCGACCTCACGACCTTCGGGAAGATTATCGGCGGCGGCATGCCCGTCGGTGCGTACGGCGGTCGTCTTGACGTTATGCAACAGATTGCGCCGCTCGGCGGTATTTACCAGGCGGGGACGCTTTCCGGTAACCCGGTCGCTATGGCGGCGGGGTTAACGACGATGCGTGAACTGGGCGCGCATCCCGAATACTACGTGCATGCGGAAGCGATGACCACGCGCCTGCTCGATGGCCTCAAGGATGCGGCCGCCTCCGCGGGTATCGCGATTTCTACGAACCAGGTGGGCTCCATGGGCTGCATCTTCTTTACCGAAGGCCCTGTGGAATGCTTCGCCGATGTGCAGAAGTCCGACCTGGAACTGTTCCGCAGGTATTTACTCGGGATGCTCGACGAGGGCATCTATCTGGCACCGAGCCAGTTCGAGGCAATCTTCGTGAGTGCCGCACATACGGAAAGCGACATCGACCGTACCGTCGATGCCGCCAGGAAAGTTTTCAAGACGCTTTAA
- the fabF gene encoding beta-ketoacyl-ACP synthase II, whose product MNARRVVITGMGAVSPVGKSVPELWAAIQQGKCGIGPITQFDASNCPVKIAAEVKDFKPEEHGIDPKEARRMARFTQFLVAAANEAVKDANLTREQLAEDTTGIVAGNGLAGMDILDETYNKYIEGGKRRVSPLAMPELIPNEACANVSIALGITGLAHTICTACASGTDAIGVALDAIRSGRIDVCLAGGSESGITEYSIKSFAGMHALTDKFNDAPEKASRPFDKDRSGFVMGEGGAVLVLEELEHAKARGAKIYAELAGYGASADAYHITSPRPGGETCAKAMVRAMKDAGIAPTDVDYYNAHGTSTHLNDLTETQMLKIALGEHAYKIKVSSTKSMTGHCVGAAGVIEAIISTLAVKNSFYPATINLDNPDEECDLDYVPNKGIEGNIDVAVSASLGFGGHNGVVVIKKYGV is encoded by the coding sequence ATGAATGCAAGAAGAGTCGTCATCACCGGCATGGGCGCCGTAAGCCCCGTAGGCAAGTCCGTCCCCGAACTGTGGGCAGCCATCCAGCAGGGCAAATGCGGCATCGGCCCCATCACGCAGTTCGACGCGAGCAACTGCCCGGTAAAGATTGCGGCCGAAGTCAAGGACTTCAAGCCCGAAGAGCACGGAATCGACCCGAAGGAAGCCCGCCGCATGGCCCGTTTCACGCAATTCCTGGTGGCCGCAGCAAACGAAGCCGTCAAGGATGCGAACCTCACCCGCGAACAGCTCGCCGAAGACACCACCGGCATCGTCGCCGGAAACGGCCTTGCAGGCATGGATATCCTCGACGAGACCTACAATAAATATATAGAAGGCGGCAAGCGCAGGGTTTCCCCGCTCGCCATGCCGGAACTCATCCCGAACGAGGCCTGCGCGAACGTCTCCATCGCCCTCGGGATTACGGGACTCGCCCACACCATCTGCACCGCCTGTGCCTCCGGCACCGACGCCATCGGGGTCGCCCTGGACGCCATCCGCTCGGGCAGAATCGACGTGTGCCTCGCCGGCGGTTCCGAAAGCGGGATTACCGAATACTCCATCAAGAGCTTTGCGGGCATGCACGCCCTCACCGACAAGTTCAACGACGCCCCCGAGAAGGCGTCGCGCCCGTTCGACAAAGACCGTAGCGGCTTTGTCATGGGCGAAGGCGGTGCCGTACTCGTCCTCGAGGAACTCGAGCACGCGAAGGCCCGCGGCGCCAAGATCTATGCGGAACTGGCCGGTTACGGCGCATCCGCCGACGCCTACCACATCACGAGCCCGCGCCCGGGTGGAGAGACCTGCGCAAAGGCCATGGTCCGCGCCATGAAGGATGCCGGCATCGCCCCCACCGACGTGGACTATTACAATGCGCATGGCACCTCCACGCACCTGAACGACCTTACCGAGACCCAGATGCTCAAGATTGCGCTCGGCGAACACGCCTACAAGATCAAGGTATCGAGCACCAAGAGCATGACCGGCCACTGCGTCGGCGCCGCGGGCGTCATTGAGGCCATCATCAGCACTCTCGCCGTAAAGAACTCGTTCTACCCCGCCACCATCAACCTCGACAACCCAGACGAGGAATGCGACCTCGACTACGTGCCGAACAAGGGTATCGAAGGCAATATCGACGTGGCCGTCTCTGCCTCCCTCGGTTTTGGCGGGCACAACGGCGTGGTCGTCATAAAGAAATACGGGGTTTAG